In one Acidobacteriota bacterium genomic region, the following are encoded:
- a CDS encoding carboxypeptidase regulatory-like domain-containing protein, whose translation MIEFHRQKEAIIFNLEDSYARSRRVRGKHPRPLGSLKFYLVGQVVNGGQRNFAAPLEMIMTNNNSGYHLFFGQVKWPDRFARHALKEGRRYVVRVESSFYQVIERADIDWPMKQPVEPYFFDLAPGYDYPFPTEGTLGGAVGQTLLRGALLSSGGEGIAGGTVRVQNKSNVYSTDRTGKWVLVFPDGQASGNVTVDVALSNPPSQFQVTDVHIERGLTRGLMQTALQGRVMTAAGVGIGGATIEVSNQQGQARTRSDGRWFYYFPLNQPAATVSVTARLPDGRTKTQPNVKVQPQETSKEAVVFQFP comes from the coding sequence ATGATCGAATTTCATCGCCAAAAGGAAGCCATCATCTTCAATCTGGAAGATAGCTACGCCCGGTCGCGCAGGGTGCGCGGAAAGCATCCGCGACCGCTCGGCTCACTCAAATTTTATCTCGTCGGGCAAGTCGTGAATGGCGGGCAGCGGAATTTCGCCGCGCCGTTGGAAATGATCATGACCAACAACAACAGCGGGTATCATCTGTTTTTCGGCCAAGTCAAATGGCCTGACCGGTTTGCACGGCACGCACTGAAGGAGGGCCGCCGCTACGTGGTACGCGTGGAGAGCAGCTTTTATCAGGTAATAGAGCGCGCTGATATTGATTGGCCCATGAAACAGCCGGTTGAACCATACTTTTTTGATCTGGCCCCCGGCTACGATTATCCATTTCCGACAGAGGGCACTTTGGGAGGCGCAGTTGGCCAGACTCTTTTGCGCGGAGCCTTATTGAGTTCAGGTGGGGAAGGAATTGCTGGCGGGACAGTCCGGGTACAAAACAAATCGAACGTTTACAGCACGGATCGAACCGGCAAGTGGGTGTTGGTATTTCCTGATGGTCAGGCTTCGGGCAATGTCACAGTGGACGTGGCGTTGAGCAATCCGCCGTCTCAATTTCAGGTAACCGATGTACACATCGAGCGAGGACTCACACGCGGTTTGATGCAAACGGCGCTTCAAGGCCGTGTCATGACGGCGGCCGGCGTTGGCATCGGCGGAGCCACGATTGAAGTCAGCAATCAACAGGGGCAGGCGCGCACGCGCAGCGATGGGAGGTGGTTTTACTACTTTCCTCTCAACCAGCCTGCCGCGACAGTAAGCGTGACGGCGCGGTTGCCCGATGGGCGTACCAAGACGCAGCCAAACGTGAAAGTGCAACCACAAGAAACCAGTAAGGAAGCAGTAGTTTTTCAATTTCCATAA
- a CDS encoding phage tail sheath family protein produces MYAYSTPGVYFEWIDVQPPVLGPLRTDIAGFVGIAERGLLNTPVRIDSWAQFTGSFGRHIPQGYLAYAVEGFFENGGRTCWVVRVTDPQKAKPASAEWRATSSSGRSLGTVLHLSAHSPGAWGNDILCTIVRTAANRFTLKVQLPDGAQEVFRNLEFEEADSRSTHKTIETINDLQGGSRLVTVTALPEFAIEKVMGEQHEDRFFLEGGQDGLATLTPEHFIGEMSSPDQPLGLAALAKIDEVSIVAIPDIMPKRVIQPRTKSLPPRCDLLDAESPPPGRRPEQLEFPPAFDEAQILDLQLALIRHCESLKDRVAVLDSLNQVRPDRVINWRALFNTKYGALYHPWLMAPDALNLEGLLRPVPPSGHIAGVYARSDLRVGVHKPPANEEIEAANNVGRQIDDIIHGLLNDESVNVIRPYNGRGIRVAGARTLSRDPEWRYVNVRRLMTMIEEAIDEGTQWIVFEPNNQALWRDIDRVVRNFLEGLWRRGMLDGATSDDAFFVRCDETTNSPEDTEAGRVICMIGVQPPWPAEFVVVRIGRTQGATEIVELGGG; encoded by the coding sequence ATGTACGCTTACTCCACGCCCGGCGTTTACTTTGAATGGATTGATGTCCAGCCGCCCGTGCTTGGCCCTTTGCGAACCGACATTGCCGGTTTCGTGGGAATAGCCGAGCGCGGGCTGCTCAACACGCCGGTCAGGATAGATAGTTGGGCGCAGTTCACGGGTTCATTCGGCAGACACATTCCGCAAGGCTATCTGGCCTATGCCGTCGAAGGGTTCTTTGAAAACGGAGGGCGCACCTGCTGGGTGGTGCGAGTCACCGACCCGCAAAAAGCGAAGCCCGCAAGCGCCGAATGGCGCGCAACTTCATCATCCGGTAGGAGCTTGGGGACTGTCTTGCACTTGAGCGCCCACAGCCCCGGGGCCTGGGGCAACGACATACTTTGCACGATCGTGCGGACTGCAGCCAATCGCTTCACGCTGAAGGTGCAGTTGCCGGATGGGGCGCAGGAGGTATTTCGCAACCTGGAGTTTGAAGAGGCTGATTCGCGTTCGACCCATAAGACGATTGAAACAATTAATGACCTTCAGGGAGGTTCGCGGCTGGTAACAGTGACGGCGCTTCCTGAATTCGCTATCGAGAAAGTGATGGGCGAGCAGCACGAGGACAGGTTCTTTTTAGAAGGCGGGCAGGATGGGTTGGCGACGCTGACTCCGGAACATTTCATCGGCGAGATGTCTTCGCCCGATCAGCCTTTGGGGCTTGCCGCGCTGGCGAAAATTGATGAAGTAAGCATCGTGGCGATACCCGACATCATGCCGAAGCGGGTGATCCAGCCGCGAACGAAGTCGTTGCCGCCGAGATGCGATTTGTTGGATGCGGAATCGCCGCCGCCCGGGCGTCGCCCTGAGCAGTTGGAATTCCCGCCGGCTTTCGACGAAGCGCAGATTCTCGATCTGCAGCTTGCGCTGATCCGCCATTGCGAAAGTCTGAAGGATAGAGTTGCAGTGCTTGATTCGTTGAATCAAGTCAGGCCGGACAGGGTGATCAATTGGCGCGCCTTGTTCAACACGAAGTATGGCGCGCTTTACCATCCATGGTTGATGGCGCCGGATGCGCTAAACCTCGAAGGTCTGCTTCGCCCGGTTCCGCCCAGTGGCCACATCGCTGGTGTTTATGCGCGTAGCGACCTGCGCGTAGGTGTGCACAAACCGCCGGCCAACGAAGAGATCGAGGCGGCGAACAATGTTGGTAGACAGATTGACGACATTATTCACGGCTTGCTGAACGATGAAAGCGTGAACGTCATCAGACCCTACAATGGGCGCGGAATCCGCGTGGCCGGAGCGCGCACTCTCAGCCGCGATCCCGAATGGCGCTACGTCAACGTGCGACGTTTGATGACGATGATCGAAGAAGCCATTGACGAAGGTACGCAATGGATCGTCTTCGAGCCGAACAATCAGGCCTTGTGGCGCGATATTGATCGCGTGGTGCGGAACTTTCTTGAGGGCTTGTGGCGGCGCGGAATGTTGGACGGCGCGACGAGTGACGACGCCTTCTTTGTGCGCTGCGACGAAACAACAAACTCGCCCGAAGATACCGAAGCCGGACGGGTGATCTGCATGATCGGCGTTCAGCCGCCCTGGCCCGCTGAATTTGTGGTGGTTCGCATTGGCAGAACCCAGGGCGCAACCGAAATTGTCGAACTGGGAGGGGGATGA
- a CDS encoding phage late control D family protein yields MNGKKPNTVEIYKGQDFYVPSFELKLHGRALSKEIVRDVIQVSYRDNIQEVDSFEVTINNWDAEKRDFKYSDDHRFDPGEKIELWMGYFGKDPLRLMIKGEITSLRPTFPTSGQPTLAISGLNVLHRLRSKQESHAYVKMNDSQIARQIGGRLGVEINTDEVSKGEQYNYLFQDNQYDIVFLMERARHIGCEIMVEENGQNGQSQPSALRFIPSVNVKRTNYKLKFGRDLIEFRPELTTARQVGEVTVRGWDAKNKRPIVATATRSQIRTKGVGRRGGQAAIEQSFNQRKEIIVNHPIESEAEARTLARETLERIAKDMVKGSGSSVGLPDLRAGSILFIEGLGDRFTGHYFVTATTHAIGDSGYTTQFECRREETEDK; encoded by the coding sequence ATGAATGGCAAGAAGCCTAACACAGTCGAAATTTACAAAGGGCAGGATTTTTACGTCCCGTCTTTCGAACTGAAGCTGCATGGCCGCGCGCTCAGCAAAGAGATCGTCCGCGACGTCATTCAGGTTTCGTACCGCGACAACATTCAAGAGGTGGATAGTTTCGAGGTCACGATCAATAACTGGGACGCCGAGAAGCGCGACTTCAAGTACAGCGACGACCATAGGTTTGACCCAGGCGAAAAAATCGAGTTGTGGATGGGTTATTTTGGCAAGGACCCGCTGCGTTTGATGATCAAAGGCGAGATCACCTCGCTGCGCCCAACCTTTCCGACCAGCGGTCAACCGACATTGGCCATCAGCGGGTTGAACGTTTTGCACAGATTGCGCTCCAAGCAGGAATCGCATGCTTACGTGAAGATGAACGACAGCCAGATCGCCAGACAGATCGGTGGACGGCTCGGCGTGGAAATCAATACCGATGAGGTTTCAAAGGGGGAACAGTATAACTACCTGTTCCAGGACAACCAGTATGACATTGTCTTTTTGATGGAGCGCGCACGCCACATCGGTTGCGAGATCATGGTTGAAGAAAACGGGCAGAACGGACAGTCGCAGCCGAGCGCCCTGCGCTTCATTCCTTCGGTCAACGTCAAGCGCACCAACTACAAGCTCAAATTCGGCAGAGACCTGATCGAATTCCGGCCGGAGTTGACGACGGCCAGGCAGGTCGGCGAAGTCACAGTGCGCGGCTGGGACGCGAAGAACAAAAGGCCGATTGTGGCTACCGCCACACGCAGCCAGATTCGCACGAAAGGCGTCGGCCGGCGCGGCGGGCAAGCGGCCATCGAACAGTCTTTTAACCAGCGCAAAGAGATTATTGTGAACCATCCGATCGAAAGTGAGGCGGAAGCGAGGACATTGGCCAGGGAAACGCTCGAACGGATTGCCAAAGACATGGTCAAAGGTTCCGGTTCATCGGTCGGATTGCCCGACCTGCGCGCGGGAAGCATTTTGTTTATTGAAGGCTTGGGGGATCGTTTCACCGGGCATTACTTCGTCACCGCAACCACGCACGCCATAGGCGACAGCGGCTACACCACTCAATTCGAGTGCCGGCGGGAGGAAACCGAGGATAAATAG
- a CDS encoding PAAR domain-containing protein, with protein MGKPAAKQGDHITAIDMHLIQPPPPASPVLVPHPFDGIIDGALSSNVNIENHPAATVNSTATNTPPHIPQGGTFVNPPKNRAQIILGSATVFINKKPAARAGDTALTCNDPVDLPVGKVVAVSTVLIGG; from the coding sequence ATGGGAAAGCCGGCAGCAAAACAGGGCGACCACATCACCGCGATTGATATGCATTTGATTCAACCGCCGCCGCCGGCTTCGCCCGTCCTGGTGCCGCACCCGTTCGACGGAATCATTGACGGCGCCTTAAGCAGCAACGTCAACATCGAAAACCATCCCGCAGCCACCGTCAACAGCACTGCGACGAATACTCCGCCGCACATTCCGCAGGGCGGGACCTTTGTCAATCCGCCGAAGAATCGCGCGCAGATCATTCTGGGCAGCGCGACGGTCTTCATCAATAAAAAGCCGGCTGCGCGTGCGGGCGACACGGCGCTGACCTGCAACGATCCGGTTGATCTGCCGGTCGGCAAGGTCGTGGCTGTCAGTACGGTCTTGATCGGAGGTTGA
- a CDS encoding phage tail sheath family protein: MPEYLSPGVYVEEIAGPRAIEGVGTSTSGFVGQTERGPTAPQLVTSWLDYQRWYGGYIDSAISYLPFAVKGFFDNGGARAFIARVHRTRADGADDAEFSLPTAVGTQNLVVQANGLGEWGNRIFARVRDASQPGGVAKFRLTLIYYSVPPVPFVDPLDPLNIANPDRRDPDVVEDYDNLGIDPIGPNYALTTVNSASKLVHLSWTVPADPAARPNNVGFAAAQLTGGDDGAGPIGTNPYLGLPTPDPVNERTGLAGLGAIDEVAMLTIPDHVHPSFSAAEQSVLMNEIVNQCELLKDRFAVLNIAGNQGNVTNVNPPRDSSYGAVYYPWIRIFDSRTRDTLLVPPSGHVMGIYARTDIERGVHKAPANEVVRGIVNQDLNSVRKPVEYQITKGQQDILNPKGVNAIRDFRPDRRDIRVWGARTMSSDSAWRYVNVRRLFIFIEESIDQGTQFVVFEPNDEPTWAIVRRVITNFLTSVWRSGALMGTTQEQAFFVKCDRTTMTEDDILNGRLICYIGIAPVRPAEFVIFRISQKTAEA, encoded by the coding sequence ATGCCTGAATATTTATCACCTGGCGTCTATGTCGAAGAAATTGCGGGGCCACGCGCCATTGAAGGAGTCGGCACCAGCACTTCAGGCTTTGTCGGACAAACTGAACGTGGGCCGACCGCGCCGCAACTTGTTACAAGCTGGCTGGATTATCAGCGTTGGTATGGCGGTTATATTGACTCGGCCATCTCATATCTACCATTTGCGGTCAAAGGTTTCTTTGACAACGGTGGCGCGCGGGCTTTCATTGCCCGAGTTCATAGAACCCGGGCTGACGGGGCTGATGACGCTGAGTTTTCTCTGCCGACAGCAGTCGGCACACAGAATCTGGTAGTGCAGGCCAACGGTTTGGGCGAATGGGGAAATCGAATTTTTGCCCGAGTGCGGGACGCAAGCCAGCCTGGCGGAGTGGCGAAGTTTCGGCTCACGCTGATCTATTACTCCGTGCCGCCCGTGCCATTTGTTGATCCGCTCGATCCACTAAACATTGCAAACCCAGACCGCCGCGATCCCGATGTGGTCGAAGATTACGACAACCTGGGAATTGATCCCATCGGACCGAACTATGCGTTGACCACGGTCAACAGCGCTTCAAAGCTGGTTCACCTGAGCTGGACAGTGCCGGCCGATCCTGCCGCGCGCCCGAATAACGTCGGTTTCGCAGCCGCGCAATTGACGGGCGGTGATGACGGAGCTGGGCCTATCGGGACGAATCCATATTTGGGGCTGCCGACGCCGGACCCGGTCAACGAAAGAACGGGATTGGCCGGATTGGGAGCGATTGACGAAGTTGCTATGCTCACTATTCCCGACCACGTTCACCCTTCCTTCTCTGCGGCTGAGCAGTCAGTACTGATGAACGAAATCGTGAATCAATGCGAACTGCTGAAAGACCGCTTCGCGGTTCTCAACATCGCCGGCAACCAGGGCAACGTCACCAATGTCAACCCACCACGTGACAGTTCTTACGGCGCGGTCTATTACCCCTGGATACGGATTTTCGATTCCCGCACCAGAGACACGCTGCTTGTGCCGCCAAGCGGGCATGTTATGGGAATTTATGCGCGCACAGACATCGAGCGCGGCGTTCACAAAGCTCCCGCCAATGAAGTCGTGCGCGGCATTGTTAATCAAGACCTCAATAGCGTACGCAAGCCGGTCGAATACCAGATTACCAAGGGGCAACAGGACATACTGAATCCGAAAGGGGTCAACGCCATTCGTGATTTTCGCCCGGATCGGCGCGACATCCGTGTCTGGGGCGCGCGCACCATGTCTTCCGACTCGGCTTGGCGCTATGTCAACGTGCGCCGATTGTTCATCTTCATCGAAGAGTCTATTGATCAAGGCACGCAGTTCGTCGTCTTCGAGCCGAATGACGAGCCGACCTGGGCCATCGTGCGTCGCGTCATTACGAATTTCCTGACCAGCGTCTGGCGTAGCGGCGCTCTGATGGGCACGACGCAGGAACAGGCATTTTTCGTCAAATGCGACCGCACGACGATGACTGAAGACGACATCCTGAATGGCCGGTTGATTTGTTACATCGGTATTGCGCCGGTCAGACCGGCAGAGTTCGTGATCTTCCGCATCAGCCAGAAGACGGCTGAGGCCTAA
- a CDS encoding peptidoglycan-binding protein, whose protein sequence is MAYSQATIKILDKDAIDDSIGLTEFIKVQFNPTEYSIEKSAQIAEIAIPGIDSPILQFIRGQNEKLTLELFFDTTGGGRGDDTGGMGDGAKDVRDKTRSIYQLVKIQPKTHAPPRIQFTWGSLSFRAIVESVQQKFTLFSPSGIPLRATVTVSFREYKTLEEQLKELKLQSSDHTKQRVIQQGDTLNHIAFEEYDNPSEWRRIVEANPRAIVNPRRLIPGIALEIPPTDVFGSKIVKRR, encoded by the coding sequence ATGGCCTATTCCCAAGCTACCATCAAAATTTTGGACAAGGACGCCATTGATGATTCGATCGGGCTGACCGAGTTCATCAAAGTTCAGTTCAACCCCACCGAATACTCGATTGAAAAAAGCGCGCAGATCGCCGAAATCGCGATTCCGGGCATTGATTCTCCGATTCTGCAATTCATCCGCGGGCAGAATGAAAAGCTCACACTGGAATTGTTCTTTGACACCACCGGGGGCGGCAGGGGGGACGATACGGGTGGAATGGGCGACGGGGCAAAAGACGTGCGCGACAAAACAAGATCAATTTATCAACTGGTCAAGATACAGCCCAAAACGCATGCGCCGCCGCGGATTCAATTCACCTGGGGCAGTCTCTCGTTCCGGGCTATTGTCGAGAGCGTCCAGCAGAAATTCACGCTTTTCAGTCCGAGCGGAATCCCGTTGCGGGCGACCGTGACTGTGAGCTTCCGCGAGTACAAAACGCTCGAAGAGCAGCTTAAGGAATTGAAGCTGCAATCGTCCGACCACACCAAACAGCGTGTGATTCAGCAAGGCGACACGTTGAACCATATCGCCTTTGAAGAATATGACAACCCGTCGGAGTGGCGGCGAATCGTCGAAGCCAATCCGAGAGCGATTGTGAACCCGCGCCGTCTGATTCCGGGTATTGCGCTCGAAATCCCGCCGACGGACGTTTTTGGCTCGAAGATCGTGAAACGGCGATGA
- a CDS encoding DUF4255 domain-containing protein yields MSSYKVIAEVSKKLRGILWGAFQADNEINPAIIGNEQAIVFSNPTQTARDSANRLSLWLYEITENEFMKNQPQLRGDDHRTTQFPPLVLNLFYLVTPFATDGESDHLLLGKTMQVLYDNAIALLRDANDEIAEEMRIILCRLTLEELTRIWEALREPYRLSVCYQVRVVKVESQRLAGQGRITERGANISDNPS; encoded by the coding sequence ATGAGCAGCTACAAAGTCATTGCCGAGGTAAGCAAGAAGCTGCGCGGGATATTGTGGGGTGCGTTTCAGGCGGATAACGAAATCAATCCGGCGATCATTGGTAACGAGCAGGCGATTGTCTTCAGCAACCCGACACAAACGGCGCGCGATTCAGCCAACCGTCTTTCGTTATGGCTTTATGAGATCACCGAAAACGAGTTCATGAAGAATCAACCGCAGTTGCGCGGTGACGATCATCGGACGACTCAGTTCCCCCCGCTGGTTTTGAATCTGTTTTATCTCGTCACGCCTTTTGCGACCGATGGAGAAAGCGATCACCTGTTGCTGGGCAAGACGATGCAGGTGCTGTACGACAACGCCATCGCTTTGCTGCGCGACGCCAATGACGAAATAGCCGAGGAAATGCGCATCATTCTTTGCCGGCTCACGCTCGAAGAGTTGACCCGCATCTGGGAAGCCTTGCGCGAACCTTACCGCTTATCGGTCTGTTATCAGGTGCGCGTAGTGAAGGTGGAATCACAACGCCTCGCCGGACAGGGAAGAATCACAGAACGCGGCGCAAACATAAGCGATAACCCAAGTTGA
- a CDS encoding phage tail protein gives MAETGSRNDPFASFNFLVEIDGVTKAGFSECTGINSETDAIEYRNGDEDITVRKLPGLKKFGNITFKRGYTNSKDLWEWRKKVMDGKTERKSGAVVLLNEAREQAMRWNFREAWPRKWDGPSFNAKNNEVAIETLEIVCEGVVLE, from the coding sequence ATGGCCGAGACTGGAAGCCGCAATGATCCTTTTGCTTCGTTCAACTTTCTGGTCGAGATTGACGGCGTGACAAAAGCCGGGTTTTCGGAATGTACCGGAATCAACTCCGAAACCGATGCAATTGAATATCGCAATGGAGACGAAGACATCACAGTGCGGAAACTGCCGGGCCTGAAGAAATTCGGCAATATCACTTTCAAGCGCGGTTACACCAACAGCAAGGATTTGTGGGAATGGCGCAAGAAGGTGATGGACGGCAAGACCGAGCGCAAATCCGGAGCGGTCGTGCTGCTCAACGAAGCCCGAGAGCAGGCTATGCGCTGGAATTTCCGCGAAGCCTGGCCGCGCAAATGGGATGGCCCGTCTTTCAACGCCAAAAACAACGAAGTCGCCATCGAGACGCTGGAAATTGTATGCGAAGGCGTAGTGCTTGAATGA
- a CDS encoding phage tail protein produces the protein MAEVGARKDPFLVFRFKVKLNQITVAEFSECSGLQLETEVHDYNEGGVNDHVHKFPTRTKQTNIVLKRGIVDRELWNWYRDLYFNGKVQPRDGTITVFDPAGEKVVMECQFSKAFPCKWHGPELNATQNNVAVEMLELAHQGLNWIK, from the coding sequence ATGGCCGAGGTTGGCGCGCGCAAAGATCCATTTCTGGTTTTTCGATTCAAGGTCAAGCTGAATCAAATTACGGTGGCCGAGTTCAGCGAATGCAGCGGACTTCAGCTCGAGACCGAAGTCCACGATTACAACGAAGGTGGCGTGAACGACCACGTCCACAAGTTTCCGACGCGAACCAAGCAAACAAACATTGTTTTGAAGCGGGGCATAGTGGATCGCGAACTGTGGAATTGGTATCGGGATTTGTACTTCAACGGCAAAGTGCAGCCGCGCGACGGGACGATTACGGTGTTCGACCCCGCAGGAGAGAAGGTCGTGATGGAGTGCCAGTTCAGCAAGGCTTTCCCTTGCAAATGGCACGGGCCGGAACTGAATGCCACACAAAACAACGTCGCCGTCGAAATGCTGGAACTGGCCCATCAGGGGCTGAATTGGATTAAGTAG
- a CDS encoding phage tail protein — MNEERENGIVIGIVDDLKDEEGLGRVKVRYPNHSDQKSHWARMVTPMAGKDRGMRFPYEKDDEVLVAFEYGNPRRPYILGGLWSNVDKPPADDGQTPKSNWRFIQSRSGHILRFDDTSGKEKIEIIAKDSKRKIVIDASGQKIQIICDSGDVEVSAKAGTVKVEAGSVEVKATADMKLEAGGTLTIKGATVNIN, encoded by the coding sequence ATGAACGAGGAAAGAGAAAATGGAATTGTCATCGGAATCGTAGACGATCTGAAAGACGAAGAAGGCTTGGGGCGCGTGAAGGTGCGATATCCGAATCACAGTGATCAGAAAAGCCATTGGGCGCGAATGGTCACCCCAATGGCGGGGAAGGATCGGGGCATGCGCTTCCCGTATGAAAAAGATGACGAGGTGCTGGTGGCCTTCGAGTACGGCAATCCGCGGCGGCCTTACATCCTGGGCGGATTGTGGAGCAACGTTGATAAGCCTCCGGCTGACGACGGGCAGACGCCGAAGAGCAATTGGCGCTTCATCCAATCACGCAGCGGCCACATCCTGCGATTTGACGACACCAGCGGCAAGGAGAAGATCGAGATCATCGCCAAAGACAGCAAGCGCAAAATCGTCATTGATGCCTCCGGCCAGAAGATTCAGATCATTTGCGACAGCGGCGATGTCGAGGTTTCGGCCAAGGCAGGAACCGTCAAAGTCGAAGCCGGGTCCGTCGAAGTGAAAGCGACGGCGGATATGAAGCTCGAAGCGGGCGGAACGCTGACGATCAAAGGCGCGACGGTCAACATCAACTGA